The Sphingomonas sp. G-3-2-10 DNA window TGTCTTGGTAGCATAGAACGCCGCCATGACCACCGCCAGCCTCGCACCGCGCACCGCGCTGTTTCTTCCCGCCTCCAATGCTCGCGCGATCGAAAAGGCGCGGGGGCTGGACGCCGACATGGTGATCCTCGACCTGGAGGACGCGGTGAAGCCTGAAGCCAAAGCGGAAGCGCGGGCGATGGCGGTCGCGGCGGCGGCCGAGGGGTTCGGCGAACACCTCTTCGCGATCCGGCTCAACGGGATCGATGCGGCGGAGCATGACGCCGATGTCGCGGCGGTGCGGGCGTCGGCGTGCGAGATCGCCATCCTGCCCAAGGTCGAGCATGCCGCAGATGCCGTCCGCGTGGTCGCGGCGCTGGGCGGAAAGAAGCTGCTGGCGATGATCGAGACGCCGCGCGGGGTGCTGAACGCCGTCGAGATCGCCTCGGTCGCGGGGGTGATCGGCCTGATCGCCGGCACCAACGACCTGCGCGCCGAGCTGCGCATCCCCTCGGGTGCGGGGCGCGAGAGCCTGTCGCTATCCCTCCAGAGCATCGTCCTTGCCGCGCGGATCGGCGAATGCTGGGCGTTCGACGGCGTGTTCAACCGGCTCGACGATGCCGAGGGGCTTGCCGCCGAATGCCGCCACGGCCGGGATCTGGGGTTCGATGGCAAGACGCTGATCCATCCCAACCAGATCGCGGTCGCCGCCGAAGCCTTTGGCCCGACCGAAGCCGAGATCGCCGACGCCCGCGCGTTGATCGAAGCCGCGACCGGCGGGGCCGAACGCTTCCGCGACCGCATGATCGAATCGATGCATGTGGCCCAGGCGTGGGCGGTGCTGGAACGCGCCCTCTGAGCGCCGTTCAGCCCGAGTACCACGCCTCCCATTCCTGCTGCATCAGCGTCTTGAACTCGAGATAGTCGGCGTCCGAGTTCGGATCGAAATGGCCGATCTCGGCATTGTTGAGATAGTCGAAATAGGGCCAGTGAGTGACGTTGCCCTGCGCGTACATATAGCATTGGATGGTGATGCAGGGTTCCTCCGAAGCCAGGTTGATCAGCTTGTGATTCTGGTTCAGCCGCGCCGAGATCCACGTCACATCGTCCTTCTCGAACGTCGCCCGCGCGAAGGGATCGACATGGCAGGACGACAGCATCGGGTACATGTCGACGGTGATCGCGCCGTGCAGCACCTTGATCACCGCGTCCGAGCCGCCGTGATTGTGGATCGGCGAATAATGGCCCACCGGCCAGATCTCCATCACGAACGGAATGCCGGGTGAATCGCCCTGATTCTGGCCCATCGTGATCCGCAGATAGGTCTTGAGCGGATCGGATTTGCCGAACTCCGATGCCTTCGCCACCAGCGTCTTGTGGCACCAGCCATCGGGGTTCGCGATGCTGCGCTTGATTGCCTCGGCGAAGTTGGGGAAGCCGGGCGTATCGAGGACGAACGCCTTGCCGGCGACATTGTCGTAGAGTTGCTGGCAGGTCGGGCTGAGGTTGGCGGGCACGGTCAGCTTGCCATGCGCCATGTCGTCCATCGTGATCTCGTCGTGCGGCACGATGTAGAGGGGCGGCTCGACCGTCACCGGATCGCGCCAGATGTCCACCGCGCCCCGGATCGTGGCCGATACCGCCACGCTCTCGGCCTGCGCCAGCCAGGCATAGGGATCGGGGCCCTCTTCCGGTTTGGGGCCGAAGCCGTAACAGGCCAGTTCGCAGCCCTTGCGCATCTCGCCCTTGCCGTAGCCGAGTATGCGATTGTGGCTGTCGAAGCTGAACCAGTAAGGACAGGCCGGTTCGCGATCGAGTCCGTGCGGTTCCGACCAGACCTCCTGCCACTGGCCGTCCTTGTGCTCGTTCAGCCGGACGCTGCCGAAATCCACGTCCCAGCGAAACGCCGGTTCGCCCCAATCCTCGCCGCGCACCTCGACCGAGAACGCGGCTTTCCGGGCGATGGCGAAGCCGATCGTGCCCTGTCCGCGCACCAGCAGCCGGATGTCCGGATTGCTGTGCGTCTCGCCTTCCACCGGGGCGAAGGTCAGGTGCGCCGGGATTTGCAGGAAGTTCTCGCTGGCGTGCGTCATGGTCGGTCCCCCGGATCTGGTGTTCGTGGCCGCCACGGTAACGCGAAGTCCGCGGGATACGGCAGTCAATCGAGGCCGAAATGGCGCGATTCCATTGCGATCTCCGCTGGTTGCGCGCGTCTCCTCCCGCGTTATACCTGCACGATGGTCTTCGATCTGCGCGGCGCGTTGCTCAAGAAGGAGGAGACGGAATCGGCCCGGCTGGTCGATTTCGAGTTCCGCCTGCGCGCCCGTACGATGCGGCTGCTCGCACCGGTGATCGGCCACGATCCCGACGCGATGGCCATGCGGATCGCATTGCAGGATGACGAGGCGATCCTCATCGATCTCGCCGCGACGAACCCCGATATCCGCCTTCGCTTCGCCGAAGCCCGGGACGAAGCGCGCCGGCAACTGATCGCCGAGCGCGGCGACCCGACGCCGTACAAGCTGGCCTGAGCCGATGGTGGTTCGCGACACGCAGGCGATGATCGCGTCGATGGCGCCGGAACTCCGCCCCGGGTGCTTCGCCTTCGTCGGGTGCGGCGAGGACGGGGATCTGGCCCACGCGTTCAGGGACGTCGCGATCGCGATGTTCGCCGAGGTGGAGGGGCCATCCTTCGTCGTTCCAATCGAAACGGCCGAGGCGCACGGGATCGAGGCGCTGGCGATGCGGCAGATCACGCTCACCGTTCATTCCGCGCTGGATGGCGTCGGCCTGACCGCTGCCGTCGCGCAGGCGCTCGCCGCGCACGGGATCGCGTGCAACATGGTCGCGGCCTTCCATCACGATCATGTCTTCGTTCCGGAAAGCAGGGCCGAAGACGCGCTGGCGGTGCTGAAGGCATTGCAGCAAGCGACCCCCTAGCGTTTCCCGGGGGCCGCGTTTACATGGCTCGCCAACCTCCGACTCAGGACCTTGGCGCCCCACATGGAAATCTCTCTCGGCCTCACCTTCGACGATGTGCTGCTGCTCCCGGCGGAATCGGAAGTGCTGCCAAGCATGGCCGACACCCGCACGAAGCTGACTCGCGGCCTCTCGCTCAACATTCCGATCGTCTCTTCGGCGATGGATACCGTCACCGAAGCCGACATGGCGATCGTGATGGCGCAGCTTGGCGGCATTGGCGTGCTCCACCGCAACCTGACCGTCGAGGAACAGGTGGCGGCGGTGCGTCAGGTCAAACGGTTCGAGAGCGGGATGGTGGTCAATCCGATCACAATGTCGCCGCGCGGCACGCTGCGCGAGGCGCAGGCGCTGATGGCGCAGCACCGGATCAGCGGCATTCCGATCGTGGAGGACAGCGGCAAGCTGGTCGGCATCCTCACCAATCGCGACGTTCGCTTCGCGGGCAATCCGAACCAGCCGGTGTCCGAGCTGATGACGCACGACAATCTGGCGGTCGTTTCGGCCGATGTCGGCAAGGAGGAAGCACGCAAATTGCTCCACCAGCGCCGGATCGAGAAGCTGCTGGTCGTTGACGAGGGGTATCACTGCGTCGGCCTGATCACCGTCAAGGATATCGAGAAGGCGGTGACCTATCCGGATGCGACCAAGGATGGCGCGGGCCGCCTGTGCGTCGCCGCCGCCACCACCGTGGGCGACAAGGGGTTCGAGCGGACCGAGGCGCTGGTCGATGCCGATGTCGACCTGATCGTGATCGACACCGCGCACGGCCATAACCGCGAAGTCGCGGTGGCGGTCGAGCGGGTGAAGAAGCTGTCGAACCGCGTTCAGGTGCTCGCCGGCAACATCGCCACCGCCGATGCAGCACGTGCGCTGATCGATGCGGGCGCGGATGGCGTGAAGGTTGGCATCGGGCCTGGCTCGATCTGCACCACGCGCATCGTCGCGGGCGTCGGCGTGCCGCAGCTTACCGCGGTGATGGAAGCCGCCAGCGTCGCCAACAAGGCCGGCGTGCCGGTCGTCGCCGATGGCGGCATCCGCACTTCCGGCGACATCGCCAAGGCGCTGGCCGCCGGCGCATCGACCGCGATGGTCGGATCGCTGCTCGCCGGCACCGAGGAAGCGCCGGGCGAGACGTTCCTGTACCAGGGCCGCTCGTACAAGGCGTATCGCGGCATGGGCAGCGTCGGCGCGATGGGTCGCGGCTCGGCGGATCGCTATTTCCAGGGCGACATCAAGGACCAGCTCAAGCTGGTGCCCGAGGGGATCGAGGGGCAGGTGGCCTATAAGGGTCCGGCGAAGGATGTGATCCACCAGCTGGTCGGCGGCATCAAGGCGGCGATGGGCTATACCGGTTCGAAGACGATCAACGATCTTCAGGAACGCGCGAAGTTCGTCCGCATCACCAATGCCGGCCTGCGTGAAAGCCATGTCCATGACGTGACGATCACGCGCGAGGCGCCGAACTACCCGACACGGTGAGGCGATGAACCGCTCGGCGAGAGTCGCGCTCTCCGAAGAGACGCTCGCGATCGTCGAACGGGGGACGTACGCCACGGCGGATGGCGCGAGCGTGTCGATCCGCGATGCGGTGGACCGCGCGGTGGCGAATACCGAGCTGTTTCGCGATGGCGATTTTCCGGAGCGGATCGAGCCGGAGCGGCGGACCGGACGGACTCGCTTCGAACTGACCGGCGAGACCACGCTGGAAGCGGCCGAGCGGCTGGCCGGTGAGGGTGTGACCGATCCCTTCGTGCTCAACTTCGCTTCGGCGAAGAATCCGGGCGGCGGGTTCCTCAGCGGTTCTCAGGCGCAGGAGGAGTCGCTCGCCCGCGCGTCGGCACTGTACGCCAGCCAGAATGCGAAATTCGAATTCTACGATCATAACCGTGCCGGATCGAGCTGCCTCTATTCGGACTGGATGATCTACTCGCCCGGTGTGCCGGTGTTCCGGCGCGACGATGGTCGCCTGCTGGACCAGCCCTATTTTGTCAGCTTCCTGACTTCGCCGGCGGTCAATGCGGGCGCGGTGGCGCAGAACGAGCCGCAGCGCGTGGGAGAGGTCGCATTGGTCAACCGCGAACGCGCGCGCAAGCTGCTGTGGCTGGCCAATCGCAAGAGGCATGAGGTGCTGGTGCTGGGCGCGTGGGGATGCGGCGTGTTCCGCAACGATCCCGCACGGGTTTCCGCGCTGTTCCACGATCTGCTGACGGGCGAATTCGCCGGCTGTTTCGAACATGTGGTGATGGCGGTTTACGACATCACGCCGGATCGCCACGTCCATGCCGCTTTCGCCGGCGACTTTGCCTCAGCGTAACTCCGTGCTTTCAATGTTGGGTTTGTTCTGCTCTCGCTATTCGAATGAACACGCACACCCTTCTCGCCCGCGCGCCGGCCATGCCTCCGGCATTTACGGGGAGGCATTATTTTCGACGTTCTGGGTGTCAACCGTGTCAACCGGATGGCGTTGCGGGAGCGGCTGAATGACTCCTTCCGCCCGCATTCAGGCCGCGATCGAAATGCTTGATCAGATCGTCACTGCCGCGCGAGAGCAGGGAGCGGCGGCGGACACCATCATCGCGCGCGGCTTTGCGGCGCGACGCTATGCGGGGTCGAAGGATCGCCGTGCGATCCGCGAGCTGGTCTATGAATCGATCCGGTTGATCGGTGAAATTCCCGTCAGCGGCCGCGCGGCGATGCTGGCCCTGGTGGCGCAGCGGCCCGAATTGGCCGAACATTTCGATGGCTCGCCTTATGGACCCGCCGTGATCGAAGCCGGTGAGCCGGTTGCGGTGCCCGGCCATGCCGCAGGATGGCTGATCAAGCAGCTTCGCGCATCGGATGTCGGGATCGAGGAGCAGGCCGCATTGCTGTCGCGCGCGACGCTCGATCTGCGCGTGAACCGGCTCAAGGCCGATCCGGCGCAGCTGGTCGCGGAAATTCCCGGCGCCGAACTGCTCGATTTCGCGCCCGATGCGCTGCGTCTGCCTTCGGATACCAATGTCGATCAGCTTCCCGCCTATGCTCAGGGCGAGATCGAAGTGCAGGATGCGGGGAGCCAGCTCGTCTCGCGCGCTGCCGGCGTCGAGCGTGGACATCATGTGATCGATCTGTGCGCGGGCGGCGGGGGCAAGACGCTCGCCCTCGCGGCGCTGATGGCCGATCATGGCACCATCCTCGCCTGCGACATCGATCGCGGACGCCTTCAGCGCCTGCCGCAGCGGGCCGAGCGGGCAGGGGTATCGATCGCCGATATCCGATTGCTCAATCCCAATCGCGAAGCCGAAATGCTCGCCGATCAGGTCGGGCGTGCCGATGTGGTGTTCGTCGATGCGCCGTGTTCGGGCACCGGCACCTGGCGGCGCAATCCCGAGGCGCGCTGGCGGATGACCCGCGACCGGCTCGACCGGCTGGTCATGACGCAGCGGCACATCATGGGCGTCGCCGCCGAACTGGTCCGGCCAGGCGGAGCGCTGGTCTATGTCGTCTGCTCGGTGCTCGATGCCGAAGGGGCGGGGCAGGCAGAGGCGTTTTTGAGCGCCTATCCGGGCTGGACTGCCGAACCCATTTCGATCGGCGCCGGCAGCCCGCGCGGGCCGGGGCTGCGCTTCACCCCATTGTCCCACTCGACCGACGGCTTTTTTGTCGCGAAGATAGTGCGGCCATGATAGCGACCCGGGTTCCAGTTTCGGAGATGTTGATGCGGATTACTGCGATCTCGGCGGCGTGCGCGCTGATGCTGCTGACGGTTTCCTCGGCGCTCGTGGCCCAGAAGCCCGACGACCAGATCGATCCGAAGTCCGTTTCGCTGGTGCAGGAAGGCCGCACGGCGCAGGCTGCCGGCAATATCGATGGCGCGACCGATGCGTTCGAAGCCGCGCTCGTGGTCGATCCCCGCAATCGTGCCGCCTATGTCGCGCTGGCCGAGATTGCGCGGACGCGCGGCCTGCCGGGCAAGGCGATCCGCCTGTATCGCGAAGCCCTGCTGCTCGAGCCGAACGACCTGACCGCGCTGCGCGGGCAGGGCGAGGCGATGGTGCAGAAGGGCGCGGTCGAGAAGGCCAACCAGAATCTGGCGCGGATCAAGACGATTTGCGGCACGCGTCCGTGCAACGATGCCACCGTGCTTGCCGCGGCGATCGCCAAGGGGCCGCCGGCCAACGTCACCGCGAACAACCTGCCGCAGGCGCCGTCGCCCGCGACTCCGGCGCCCGCCGCTAAGCCGTAAGCGCGCGAGCCAGCGCGACGAACTCGTCGACCGAGACTGTCTCGGCCCGGCGAGCGGAATCGATGCCGATCCGCTCCATCGCATCGAGCGCGCCGGGCACGCCCTTCAGGCTCTGGCGCAGCATCTTGCGCCGCTGGCCGAACGCGGCGGCGGTGAGGGTCTCGAGCGTCTTGAACCGCACGCCCGCCGGCTCTTCGGCGGGAACGATGTGCACCACCGCCGACATCACCTTGGGCGGCGGGGTGAAGGCCGATTTGTGGACCGTCATCGCGATCCGCGCGGTCGATCGCCACTGGGCCAGCACCGCCAGCCTACCATAGGCGTCGTCGTTCGCCTTGGACACGATCCGTTCGGCGACTTCCTTCTGGAACATCAGCGTCAGGCTGGCCCACCACGGTTCCCATTCGGCCGACAGCCAGCCGACCAGCAGCGCGGTGCCGACATTGTAGGGCAGGTTGGCGACGATGTGCGGCTTGCCGGTGAAGAGAGAGGGGACATCGACTTCGAGGGCGTCGCCTTCGATCACCCGCAGCTTGCCGGGATAGGCTCCGGCCAGTTCGGCGAGCGCGGGGATGCAGCGCCGGTCACGCTCGACCGCAACCACATTGGCGCCCGCCGCCAGCAGCGCCCGCGTCAGGCCGCCGGGGCCGGGTCCGACCTCGAACACGTCCTGCCCGGTCAGATCACCCGGGACGCGCGCGATGCGGCCCAGCAACTGCCCGTCGAAGAGGAAATTCTGGCCCAGCGCCTTGCTGGCGGAAAGGCCATGCCGCTGGATGACGTCGCGCAGCGGGGGGAGGTTAGGCGAAGGAAGGTCGGTCACAGCGTTCCGCTGGCAGCCAGCTCCGCGCGGCGCAAGGCCGCTGTCGACGCCATGCGCAACGAAGCGATCATCGCGCCGGGATTGGCTTCGTCCTTGCCGGCGATCCCGAAGGCGGTGCCGTGGTCGGGCGAGGTCCGCACGATCGGCAGGCCCAGCGTGGTGTTCACGCCATCGTCGAAATGCAGCGTCTTCAGCGGCACCAGCGCCTGATCGTGATAGAGGCACAGCGCCACGTCATATCCGGCGCGGGCGCGGGCGTGGAACATGGTGTCCGCCGCGAACGGGCCGACCGCATCGATGCCTTCGTCGCGGAGCTGCTCGATCGCGGGCTTGATGAAATCGATCTCTTCCCGGCCTATAGCGCCGCCTTCTCCCGCGTGCGGGTTCAGCCCGGCAAAGGCCAGCCGGGGCTTTTCGATCCCGAAATTGCGGTACAGCCCGCGCGCGGTCACCCGTGCCTTGGCCACGATCAGGTCGATCGAGATCGCCGTGGGCACCTCGGCCAGCGGGATATGCACGGTGATCGGCACCACGCGGAGCGTGGGGCCCGCGAGCATCATCACGGCGTTGTCCTTCGAGATGCCGCACCGCTCGGCGACGAATTCGGTCTGGCCGGGATGGGTGAAGCCAACGCCGTAGAGCTGCGCCTTGGACACCGGGCCAGTCACCAGCGCGCTGGCAGCATCCGACCGGGTGAGGCCGACAGCGAGCTCGAGCGACTGAAGCGCGCAGCGGGCGCCATCGATATCCGGCGAACCCGGCACGATCTCGCCCATATCCGCCACGGAAATGACCGGCAGGGCGCTCGGGAAGACCCGTGCCGTTTCCTCGGGATCGCTGATCCGGACGACCGGACCGTCCCACACTGCCGCCACCGAGCGTTCGTCGCCCACCGCGAAGAAGGGCACGAGCGAATGAAGCTCGCGCGCCTTCCACGCCTTGGCGGTGATTTCCGGCCCGATCCCGGCGGGATCGCCCATCGCGACGGCAAGGGGTCGGAGGCTTTCCACCGCCCCGGCCGCCGTCAGCGGTATTCGATCAGCGCGTCGCGACGCAGGTCGCGCAGCATACGCGCGGCGCGCAGGTTGGTGCGCTGTTCCTCGATACGCTCGCGGATCGCGTCGGGCGAAGGCGGAACATATTCGCGGGGATCGTCACGCCCGCACAGCACCAGCACGCGCACGCCCTGATCGATCGAGCCGAAGGGCTGGGTCGACTGGCCGATCTGCATCGGCAGCATGAGTTCCTGCAGCGCCGGCGGGAGCTGCTTGATCGTCATCGTGTCGTTGCTGATCACCTCGGCGCCGATCAGGCCGGCAACGCGTTCGGCGTCGCCGCAGCCCTGCATCGACTTGGTCGCTTCGGCGAACTGCGCCGCGCGGCTGGTCGCCTGCGCCTCGGTGGTGCCGGGAGCGAAGGTGATCGTCAGCTGCTTGAGGTTCAGCTTGGCGTCGCGCGGATCGGCGGTGGCGATTTTGCGGGTCTCGGCGAGGTAGAGGATCGAGAAGCCGCCGGGCACTTCGATCGGTCCCGCGACCTGGCCCGGGCTCATCTGGCCGCCATGCGTGGCCAGCTCAGGCGGAAGCATTGCGAGGCGGACCCAGCCGAGATCGCCATCGGTTGCGCGCGTCGATGCCTGGGAGTGAAGCCGCGCCAGCGCGCCGAACGGCTGGCCCTGCTTCATCTGTTCGATGATGCGCTGTTGCTGGGCGAAAACCTCATTCGCGCGATCGGGCGTCGCGTTCATGTAGATTTCGTAGAAGTGATATTCTTCAGTACCGGCGGCATCGGCGATGCGCTTGAGCATCGCAGCGATTTCGGCGTCGCTGACGCTGATGTCGACGCGGCGGCGCAGGACCCGGCTCCACGCGATTTCGCCTTCGATCTGGCGCTTGATCGAGCGTTCCGACGAACCGATCTGACGCAGCCAGGCGCGCATCTGATCCGGGGTCCGCTGGAAATTGCGAGCGACGCGGCTGAAGCTCTGGTCGACTTCGCCCTTGTCCACGGTGATCTTGTCGGCTGCGGCTGCCTGGATCTGCAGCGTCTCGTCGATCAGCTGGCGCAGGATCTGCAGGCGCAGCTGGTTCATTTCCTCGGGGTTAAGGCGCAACTGGTTCAGCCCGACGATCAGCGCCACGCGCTGCTCCACGTCGGTGCCGGTGATCACGTAATCGTTGACGATCGCAGTGGGCTTGCGGACGTTGGGATCCGCCTTGCCGAAGATCTGGAGGTTCGCGGGCAGGTCAAGACCGGCGACCGGCGGGCCCTGATCGTCGGGCACCACCTGAGCCATCGCAGGCACCGCGATCGCGGCGAGGCCGAACGCCAATACAGTCTTGCGGGCCACCCGGACCGCCGTCGCAACACCAATGTTCACGTAAACCTTGCCCTCATCCTATCCGGGGATTGCGCCGCTTAATCGTCAATTGTGCCTGAACCAAGGCTTTATGATGTTTGCCACACCTGCCGGCTCTCCCACCCGGCCACCCAACGGCAGGTTATTCTATGGGTGGCCGGGTAGGGGAGCGGACAGGTGCCGCGAAGAACTTAACGCCCCAGGTTCTTGAACGAAAGGCTCAGCAGATAGCTGTTGCCGCGCCGCGCATCGCCGGTTGTCTCATAGTCGCGCTTCCAAGTCAGACCCAGCCGCAGGCAATCGTCCTCATAAGTGATGCCGAGCCTGTGGCGGACCGGCTGGAAGCCATCCGAAACCGACAATATGTCCTCGTTCCGGTCGGTCAAGTCGATCAGCGCGGAACCGGACAGCGACCAGTAGCGCGCGATCTGCACGCGGGCGCCGATGCGCGCCTCCTCGCGGTCCTGAAGATCCTCCAGCGCCGGGCCGATGTTGCGGTTAAGGCGCAGATAGCCGAGCGACACGTAGGTGCTGCGCGAACCGACCGTCATGTCGACTTCGTTGCGGCGGAAGGCGAGGCCGTCCTTGTCGATGCGATAGCGGTGCGTGAAGGTCACGAAGTCGCGGAAGCGGATGACGGTGCGTCCGACAAAGTCCGAGACGCGATCGTTCAGGCCGGTGCCGTCGGGGAAGATCGTGAGCGGGCGCGACGAGAAGCGGTAGCTCTGGCCGATATTCGCATCCAGACTGAACCCCGGCAGATACAGCGCATATTCGACGCCCCATGTGACGCGGCTCGAATCCTCGAACCGGTCGTAGCCGGGGAAGCGATTGAGCGCGAAAAGGTTCGAATCCTCGAGATCGACCGCGCGGGCGTCTTCGTTGGGAATGTCGATATTGTTGGTGCGCGGCGCGGCAACGACCTGGACGCGCGGCGTGATCCGCTGCGTACCGCCGAGGAACTCGCCGACCAGCGGCCATTTCATGTCGAGCGCGCCGGCAGCGACGCCGCGGAAGCTAAAGCCTTCGTCGCCGCGATAGCCCGCCACGGTGGTCAGCAGCGTATCGTGCGCATTGTACACGTCGGCGCGGCCATAGGCGGTGAGAGTGATTTCCTGACCCCAAGCGGTCAGGCGGCGGAGGTCCCAGCGGGCCGAAGCAAAGGCGCGCTGCGAATCCTGTCCGCCGGTGCGGGCGATCGCCAGCGTGTTGAGCTGAAGCTCGACCCGGCCGCCGACGAGACCTTCATTGAACCGCTTGCGGTAATCGATCTCGGGCAGGACGAAGGGCTGCAGCCCCTGCCGTTCGCCCACGCGCAACGTCTGCACCGCCCAGCCGTTGATCGAGAAATAGCTGTTCTCGTCGATCCGCTCGACGCGCACATTGTTGCGCAGGCGATCGTCGCGGCTGATATCGTAGCGGCGCAGGAAGGTGCGGTCGCTGGTGAGGCGGATCGAGCCGCTGACCGCCCAGTTCGGAGTCAGCTGATAGCGGCCATTGGCATCGAGATAGCCGCGGAAATCGTTCTTCGAAGTCGCGGGGGTCACCGGAACGGTGAGGTCGTCGGCGCGGCGGCTATAGGTGCCATAGGCC harbors:
- a CDS encoding CoA ester lyase, encoding MTTASLAPRTALFLPASNARAIEKARGLDADMVILDLEDAVKPEAKAEARAMAVAAAAEGFGEHLFAIRLNGIDAAEHDADVAAVRASACEIAILPKVEHAADAVRVVAALGGKKLLAMIETPRGVLNAVEIASVAGVIGLIAGTNDLRAELRIPSGAGRESLSLSLQSIVLAARIGECWAFDGVFNRLDDAEGLAAECRHGRDLGFDGKTLIHPNQIAVAAEAFGPTEAEIADARALIEAATGGAERFRDRMIESMHVAQAWAVLERAL
- a CDS encoding cysteine dioxygenase family protein, giving the protein MTHASENFLQIPAHLTFAPVEGETHSNPDIRLLVRGQGTIGFAIARKAAFSVEVRGEDWGEPAFRWDVDFGSVRLNEHKDGQWQEVWSEPHGLDREPACPYWFSFDSHNRILGYGKGEMRKGCELACYGFGPKPEEGPDPYAWLAQAESVAVSATIRGAVDIWRDPVTVEPPLYIVPHDEITMDDMAHGKLTVPANLSPTCQQLYDNVAGKAFVLDTPGFPNFAEAIKRSIANPDGWCHKTLVAKASEFGKSDPLKTYLRITMGQNQGDSPGIPFVMEIWPVGHYSPIHNHGGSDAVIKVLHGAITVDMYPMLSSCHVDPFARATFEKDDVTWISARLNQNHKLINLASEEPCITIQCYMYAQGNVTHWPYFDYLNNAEIGHFDPNSDADYLEFKTLMQQEWEAWYSG
- a CDS encoding ACT domain-containing protein, which encodes MVVRDTQAMIASMAPELRPGCFAFVGCGEDGDLAHAFRDVAIAMFAEVEGPSFVVPIETAEAHGIEALAMRQITLTVHSALDGVGLTAAVAQALAAHGIACNMVAAFHHDHVFVPESRAEDALAVLKALQQATP
- the guaB gene encoding IMP dehydrogenase, whose product is MEISLGLTFDDVLLLPAESEVLPSMADTRTKLTRGLSLNIPIVSSAMDTVTEADMAIVMAQLGGIGVLHRNLTVEEQVAAVRQVKRFESGMVVNPITMSPRGTLREAQALMAQHRISGIPIVEDSGKLVGILTNRDVRFAGNPNQPVSELMTHDNLAVVSADVGKEEARKLLHQRRIEKLLVVDEGYHCVGLITVKDIEKAVTYPDATKDGAGRLCVAAATTVGDKGFERTEALVDADVDLIVIDTAHGHNREVAVAVERVKKLSNRVQVLAGNIATADAARALIDAGADGVKVGIGPGSICTTRIVAGVGVPQLTAVMEAASVANKAGVPVVADGGIRTSGDIAKALAAGASTAMVGSLLAGTEEAPGETFLYQGRSYKAYRGMGSVGAMGRGSADRYFQGDIKDQLKLVPEGIEGQVAYKGPAKDVIHQLVGGIKAAMGYTGSKTINDLQERAKFVRITNAGLRESHVHDVTITREAPNYPTR
- a CDS encoding TIGR02452 family protein; protein product: MNRSARVALSEETLAIVERGTYATADGASVSIRDAVDRAVANTELFRDGDFPERIEPERRTGRTRFELTGETTLEAAERLAGEGVTDPFVLNFASAKNPGGGFLSGSQAQEESLARASALYASQNAKFEFYDHNRAGSSCLYSDWMIYSPGVPVFRRDDGRLLDQPYFVSFLTSPAVNAGAVAQNEPQRVGEVALVNRERARKLLWLANRKRHEVLVLGAWGCGVFRNDPARVSALFHDLLTGEFAGCFEHVVMAVYDITPDRHVHAAFAGDFASA
- a CDS encoding RsmB/NOP family class I SAM-dependent RNA methyltransferase, whose protein sequence is MTPSARIQAAIEMLDQIVTAAREQGAAADTIIARGFAARRYAGSKDRRAIRELVYESIRLIGEIPVSGRAAMLALVAQRPELAEHFDGSPYGPAVIEAGEPVAVPGHAAGWLIKQLRASDVGIEEQAALLSRATLDLRVNRLKADPAQLVAEIPGAELLDFAPDALRLPSDTNVDQLPAYAQGEIEVQDAGSQLVSRAAGVERGHHVIDLCAGGGGKTLALAALMADHGTILACDIDRGRLQRLPQRAERAGVSIADIRLLNPNREAEMLADQVGRADVVFVDAPCSGTGTWRRNPEARWRMTRDRLDRLVMTQRHIMGVAAELVRPGGALVYVVCSVLDAEGAGQAEAFLSAYPGWTAEPISIGAGSPRGPGLRFTPLSHSTDGFFVAKIVRP
- a CDS encoding tetratricopeptide repeat protein produces the protein MRITAISAACALMLLTVSSALVAQKPDDQIDPKSVSLVQEGRTAQAAGNIDGATDAFEAALVVDPRNRAAYVALAEIARTRGLPGKAIRLYREALLLEPNDLTALRGQGEAMVQKGAVEKANQNLARIKTICGTRPCNDATVLAAAIAKGPPANVTANNLPQAPSPATPAPAAKP
- the rsmA gene encoding 16S rRNA (adenine(1518)-N(6)/adenine(1519)-N(6))-dimethyltransferase RsmA, giving the protein MTDLPSPNLPPLRDVIQRHGLSASKALGQNFLFDGQLLGRIARVPGDLTGQDVFEVGPGPGGLTRALLAAGANVVAVERDRRCIPALAELAGAYPGKLRVIEGDALEVDVPSLFTGKPHIVANLPYNVGTALLVGWLSAEWEPWWASLTLMFQKEVAERIVSKANDDAYGRLAVLAQWRSTARIAMTVHKSAFTPPPKVMSAVVHIVPAEEPAGVRFKTLETLTAAAFGQRRKMLRQSLKGVPGALDAMERIGIDSARRAETVSVDEFVALARALTA
- the pdxA gene encoding 4-hydroxythreonine-4-phosphate dehydrogenase PdxA, which produces MESLRPLAVAMGDPAGIGPEITAKAWKARELHSLVPFFAVGDERSVAAVWDGPVVRISDPEETARVFPSALPVISVADMGEIVPGSPDIDGARCALQSLELAVGLTRSDAASALVTGPVSKAQLYGVGFTHPGQTEFVAERCGISKDNAVMMLAGPTLRVVPITVHIPLAEVPTAISIDLIVAKARVTARGLYRNFGIEKPRLAFAGLNPHAGEGGAIGREEIDFIKPAIEQLRDEGIDAVGPFAADTMFHARARAGYDVALCLYHDQALVPLKTLHFDDGVNTTLGLPIVRTSPDHGTAFGIAGKDEANPGAMIASLRMASTAALRRAELAASGTL
- a CDS encoding peptidylprolyl isomerase, encoding MARKTVLAFGLAAIAVPAMAQVVPDDQGPPVAGLDLPANLQIFGKADPNVRKPTAIVNDYVITGTDVEQRVALIVGLNQLRLNPEEMNQLRLQILRQLIDETLQIQAAAADKITVDKGEVDQSFSRVARNFQRTPDQMRAWLRQIGSSERSIKRQIEGEIAWSRVLRRRVDISVSDAEIAAMLKRIADAAGTEEYHFYEIYMNATPDRANEVFAQQQRIIEQMKQGQPFGALARLHSQASTRATDGDLGWVRLAMLPPELATHGGQMSPGQVAGPIEVPGGFSILYLAETRKIATADPRDAKLNLKQLTITFAPGTTEAQATSRAAQFAEATKSMQGCGDAERVAGLIGAEVISNDTMTIKQLPPALQELMLPMQIGQSTQPFGSIDQGVRVLVLCGRDDPREYVPPSPDAIRERIEEQRTNLRAARMLRDLRRDALIEYR